A section of the Humulus lupulus chromosome 2, drHumLupu1.1, whole genome shotgun sequence genome encodes:
- the LOC133814986 gene encoding protein FAR-RED ELONGATED HYPOCOTYL 3-like gives MAMKLETAHMELEGAVNQREAAKEVLAKEVARIKADHEEDIQIQAQHEEALSRKDVTIRSWIQALKLSTSVIYRKLVNIFIILTGVSWNRGRKKKKKNKNKNKKLRVDVQMGDGIERIGTYAGESSALEGGSDMEPHEGMVFESEEAGRAFYDDYARKKGFLTRVLSSRKSERDGSIISRGLGCRGLPDNRTKIEIQKQGRQRDVCTAMILLKRENNGRWVVRKFVSEHNHPLVVHLQKSRRILDDKDKKIQELTAELRVKKRLSASYREQLLAVMKDVEEHNGNVSNIVQLVYENLRKLESKRQQPLCRG, from the exons ATGGCGATGAAGCTGGAGACAGCCCATATGGAGCTGGAGGGGGCTGTGAACCAGCGGGAAGCTGCTAAGGAGGTCCTGGCCAAGGAAGTTGCTCGGATCAAGGCTGACCATGAGGAGGATATTCAGATTCAAGCTCAGCACGAGGAAGCTTTGTCCAGGAAGGACGTGACCATAAGAA GTTGGATACAAGCACTAAAGCTTAGTACAAGTGTTATTTACAGAAAGTTAGtaaatattttcattatattaaCTGGTGTTTCGTGGAATCGTggcaggaagaagaagaagaagaacaagaacaagaacaagaagtTGC GAGTGGATGTGCAAATGGGTGATGGAATTGAGAGAATAGGAACTTATGCAGGAGAATCAAGTGCACTTGAAGGTGGCAGTGATATGGAACCACATGAGGGGATGGTATTTGAATCAGAAGAAGCTGGTAGAGCGTTCTATGATGATTATGCCAGAAAAAAAGGATTCTTGACTCGTGTGTTATCATCTCGGAAATCTGAGCGTGACGGATCAATAATCTCTCGTGGGCTTGGATGTAGAGGACTTCCGGACAATAGAACAAAAATTGAAATTCAGAAACAGGGCAGGCAACGAGATGTTTGCACTGCAATGATTTTGCTGAAAAGAGAGAACAATGGAAGATGGGTTGTTAGGAAATTCGTGAGTGAACATAATCACCCATTGGTGGTTCACTTGCAGAAGAGTCGTCGGATACTT GATGATAAAGACAAGAAAATTCAGGAATTAACTGCAGAACTACGGGTTAAGAAAAGGTTAAGTGCATCATATCGGGAACAGCTACTTGCTGTTATGAAAGATGTCGAAGAGCATAATGGAAATGTATCCAATATAGTTCAACTAGTTTATGAAAATCTGAGAAAACTTGAATCTAAGAGGCAGCAGCCCTTATGCCGTGGATAG